In Plectropomus leopardus isolate mb unplaced genomic scaffold, YSFRI_Pleo_2.0 unplaced_scaffold11945, whole genome shotgun sequence, the DNA window GACACCGCCATCACTCACCTTGCAGTTTGCGGCGGTGGAAGCGCGGCGAGCCCAGGAGGTTGTTCTTGAACGAGTTGAGCCTCGTCCTCCAGTGGGCGGAGCTGGAGGCGGCCAGACCGCCGCTGCCGCCCGGGCTGGAGGGCGGCGTCAGCGACAGCGAGGCCCCGCCCGCTCCGTCCGCTCTGGAGGAAGAAGacgaggaagaagaggagggaggggtggtggagGAAGGGTGCTGGATTTGGTGCACGGGCGTGCCCAGCGGGGTGGGCAGCGGCGAGCCCTGCGGCGTGACCTGCGACACAGGAGggggagtggaggaggaggagttagAGGACGAGTGGACGTTCTTGGACTTGAAGACGGATGGAGACGGGAAGTTGAAGAAGCGTGGGATGGGGGAGAGGAGCGGGGACGGGGACGGGGAGGGAGAGCGAGGAGTCTGGAGGGGGAGGGACTTCATGGAGTGGAGCTGGGGACGCTCCGTGGGGCCCTTGGAGGGCAGGGTCTGTGTTTTGGGGTC includes these proteins:
- the LOC121963632 gene encoding serine/threonine-protein kinase BRSK1-like, encoding MSFTSVSLLFFVDVFQRSRSVSGASTGLSSSPFSSPRSPVFTFSQSEVTSASSSKDPKPGSGTTSRPTRPAPDPKTQTLPSKGPTERPQLHSMKSLPLQTPRSPSPSPSPLLSPIPRFFNFPSPSVFKSKNVHSSSNSSSSTPPPVSQVTPQGSPLPTPLGTPVHQIQHPSSTTPPSSSSSSSSSRADGAGGASLSLTPPSSPGGSGGLAASSSAHWRTRLNSFKNNLLGSPRFHRRKLQ